In Cryptomeria japonica chromosome 10, Sugi_1.0, whole genome shotgun sequence, a genomic segment contains:
- the LOC131029952 gene encoding classical arabinogalactan protein 9 produces the protein MGKFCAVVAIVLVLGMMGHSVAQAPAGSPAKSPAATPTRSPVPTPAKTPTPSASPAPSPVASSPAPASSPAVAPSSKASSAPSSPAGAPTTDSFSPAPSVQSPTSSFDGTTPSAASATFVQKMGVFGAALLGGAAFLV, from the coding sequence atggGCAAATTCTGTGCAGTGGTGGCCATTGTTTTGGTTTTAGGGATGATGGGGCATTCTGTTGCGCAGGCTCCAGCGGGCTCTCCGGCAAAATCACCAGCGGCAACACCCACAAGGTCGCCGGTTCCAACCCCAGCGAAAACACCAACGCCATCTGCATCTCCAGCGCCCTCGCCTGTGGCTTCCTCCCCTGCACCTGCTTCGTCCCCTGCAGTTGCACCTTCTTCAAAAGCTTCTTCGGCCCCTTCTTCCCCAGCCGGAGCTCCCACAACAGATTCTTTCTCCCCTGCCCCCTCTGTTCAATCCCCAACCTCATCTTTTGATGGCACCACTCCCTCTGCCGCCTCTGCTACTTTCGTACAGAAAATGGGTGTCTTTGGAGCTGCTTTGCTCGGAGGCGCCGCTTTCCTTGTGTAG